In Besnoitia besnoiti strain Bb-Ger1 chromosome I, whole genome shotgun sequence, the genomic window GCGTGGGCGGGGCGTGTGACGTGTGTGGGCGCCGGTTTGGTGGCGCTAGTCGACGGAGAAGGTCATTCAGGGAAGCGGCTGTGCccgcacgccgcgaggcgaagccgcggcgccgtcacTCAGAGGCGAACTGGCGGGTGcggggcgaagaggacagtGAGCGGCTCTGCGAAGACTGCCGAGGCCTTTTTCTGCACCCGGGgaacggcgcagacgcctggTGGCAGATCGAGggcggctgcctgcgcgagcgcgccggcggcgagagcgagagtcAGACGGACGTGGggaagcgagcggcggcggggacgcgcgtctctccgcggacGGGTGGCATCTGCTGCCCGGGAGAAGAGACGGGTGCAGCTCCCGAGGGTCTGGACAGCGGGCCACGCGCGgtggcgtcgccttcgaacagggaggaagacgccgcagaggtcGACGGAAGGGCTGTCAGCCATGCGTCCTGGGGCGTGGAGAACGCAAAGGAAGCGGACTCTCCCACGCCCGCGCACTCCTCTCAGCGAGTGCTAACGTACATTTCCctcgacagcgacgcagacatCTGGGATTGTACGGCGCGTAGTCGGTTGCCGGAGGAGCTTTCGACCTCCCCGGCAAAGGCCAGGCGCGCGATCGGAGCAAGTCGAcaggctgaggaggcgcttcTCATGGCGGCTGCCTTTGCGGTGGACGCGGCCACGTCTCACGACGCGTCCAGCGAGGGGCAACTCAGTGGAGCGCGACAAACGGAAGGTCTGACGGAAGCACAGGAAGGGAACGTCGCTGTTTCATCGACAGCTAGCCCGTCTGAAGCAACAGCCGTGGAAAAGAACGAAGCCGAGTCGGTTCAAACCGacgccgctcctcctccccaAAAGACTTCGCCAGGTAGCCACCTCTTTTCGCGTttctggcggcggccgtcgcgcaaCCCGAGTGAAACGCGCCCCCGTCGTCGCGATCGACGCGCACTTCGAgtgcttctttcttcctgcCCTGGGCGCCCTCTAGGAGGGCATCGTcggcgcaggctgcagaggctgcggagggagaggcagccgAGAAGATCGGCCCGCGggcggcttcctcctcgtctctcacgggctcgccgctctgtccacagtcttccgcctccagcGAGTTCAGTTCTATCtccgacgacggcgggaatcatctgccgcaggcgaaggcgggccCTGCGTCGGCTTTCATGCGACGCGCCGACAGTGAGCCCGGTACGCGGCGGACCTCCTCCGTGCCTGATCGGCGCGCGCATGACGCACAGACTGGGGTGgagcagagcgaggcaggGCAGCATGcatccgcgcatgcgccgcgtcAGCCCGGCGTTGATGGCGCCGCTCCGGGCGCGGGAAGCCCCTCCGCAGACAGGGAAACAGGTCCTGTTAAAGTGGCGCTGCTGTTCGAGAGCGGGGGGATCTCTGTGCCTCCATTCGCTCAGGAGCGTGTTCCGGaggggcgaaggaggcgaggcagaggatcGGGGGGaaacggccgccgcgaggcaagCGGCCGCGCACCTGAGGAAGGAAGTGATGACacggccgcagacgctgcgcagACGGCCTGCGGAATGTCAGAGGCGTCCAGCCGATCCCCCTCGCGCGGTGCTGAAAATCTCAGGACACAGGGGAGTTTTAGGAGTGTCGATGATCCTGGAGAGaacgagcgagacgccggcaAAGGAAGGAAACGGGACGTGTAGTGAGGGGGCTATGGCCACACCAAATTCAAGT contains:
- a CDS encoding LNS2 (Lipin/Ned1/Smp2) protein (encoded by transcript BESB_010500), giving the protein MRCPCSRYGGCALLMFCVGCVSLRVFQYNSFNFWSLSIVDFPSDEDEEDEESVAGLAVSPLHQPSLQLSPAPATAETAAVASVNAASAALLALDVAAVAGPEAAGAEPGLVETEQERGDAVAFEGARRAPSAAAVAAALSLAVSRETADEEPASDEGPLGGYETPQLDGLPPGQCADERGEADELARDVEKSVSEGESWSPAEDEREPVEHAPLVRASQKAELGGTQDSGVPRPGPRRRAPCAQPRRLSATGDPLATEEVQADSASETRGAAAVSSTCPSGGVGGACDVCGRRFGGASRRRRSFREAAVPARREAKPRRRHSEANWRVRGEEDSERLCEDCRGLFLHPGNGADAWWQIEGGCLRERAGGESESQTDVGKRAAAGTRVSPRTGGICCPGEETGAAPEGLDSGPRAVASPSNREEDAAEVDGRAVSHASWGVENAKEADSPTPAHSSQRVLTYISLDSDADIWDCTARSRLPEELSTSPAKARRAIGASRQAEEALLMAAAFAVDAATSHDASSEGQLSGARQTEGLTEAQEGNVAVSSTASPSEATAVEKNEAERASSAQAAEAAEGEAAEKIGPRAASSSSLTGSPLCPQSSASSEFSSISDDGGNHLPQAKAGPASAFMRRADSEPGTRRTSSVPDRRAHDAQTGVEQSEAGQHASAHAPRQPGVDGAAPGAGSPSADRETGPVKVALLFESGGISVPPFAQERVPEGRRRRGRGSGGNGRREASGRAPEEGSDDTAADAAQTACGMSEASSRSPSRGAENLRTQGSFRSVDDPGENERDAGKGRKRDV